The following proteins come from a genomic window of Flavobacterium crocinum:
- a CDS encoding GH92 family glycosyl hydrolase — protein sequence MKTACILYMLFFSITIFAQEPADFVNPFIGTSNYGAAYPGPIAPRGMASISPFNVAGVKNTPMEKDSQWLSNPYVNENKFLTGFSQVNLSGVGCPELGVILLMPTTGNVEIDHLKYGSTYSNEVAKAAYYSVNIDKYKVKGEFTASKRVGISRFTFPKGQSNILLNLGLGLTNEEGAMIKVVSATEIEGMRSVGSFCYNSPEDAYPVYFVAQFSKPADKFGVWKKPTKYNGVEAQWMGYNGKARMMENTIKTVVGDSIGSYFTYKFDKQETVEVKIGISYVSIENARENLAKEVGNRTFDAIYKETYNEWNEELSKILVEGGTKEDNTIFYTALYHTLIHPNILNDINGEYPVIKRTKIAKTKDTRYTVFSLWDTYRNVHPLMSLVYPKQQSDMVKSMLDMFDENGWLPKWELNSTETFTMVGDPASIVITDTYMRGIRDYDVNKAYYAMLKGADNVENNPLRPGLKDYIKKGYLTTDNKGPVSTTQEYNISDYSISLMANEFGDKDNVKRFKERSLSYRKLFDKNLNLLRPRTADGKWYEPFDPNSGANFEENVGFIEGNAWQYAFMVPHDIVGLKKLMGGDIPFSAQLQKIFDSKQFDMANEPDIANPYLFNYVKGEEYKAQDMVKKLVREYFKNEPKGLPGNDDTGTMSAWLVYSMMGIYPISPGDPIYTITTPMFHRVTIKLDPRYYKKESIIIERQENNGGKINSIELNEKSLNTFFISHDAFVNGTKLKVIQN from the coding sequence ATGAAAACAGCATGTATTCTATACATGCTGTTTTTTAGCATTACAATTTTTGCGCAGGAACCTGCTGATTTCGTCAATCCGTTTATTGGAACTTCCAATTATGGGGCAGCATATCCGGGGCCAATTGCTCCGCGCGGAATGGCAAGTATTAGTCCGTTTAATGTGGCGGGAGTTAAAAATACTCCAATGGAAAAAGACAGTCAGTGGCTTTCGAATCCTTATGTCAATGAAAACAAATTTTTGACTGGTTTTAGTCAGGTGAATTTAAGCGGAGTTGGCTGTCCGGAATTAGGTGTTATTTTATTGATGCCAACAACTGGAAATGTAGAAATCGATCATTTAAAATACGGATCTACTTATTCAAATGAAGTTGCAAAAGCTGCTTATTATAGCGTAAACATCGATAAATACAAAGTAAAAGGCGAATTCACCGCTTCAAAACGAGTTGGGATTAGCAGATTCACTTTCCCGAAAGGGCAATCTAATATTTTATTAAATCTTGGTTTAGGATTAACAAATGAAGAAGGCGCGATGATAAAAGTCGTGTCTGCTACAGAAATTGAAGGAATGCGTTCAGTTGGTTCATTTTGTTACAACAGTCCGGAAGATGCTTACCCAGTTTATTTTGTGGCTCAATTTTCTAAACCTGCCGATAAATTTGGAGTTTGGAAAAAACCTACGAAATACAACGGTGTCGAAGCACAATGGATGGGCTACAACGGAAAAGCAAGAATGATGGAAAATACAATCAAAACCGTTGTGGGGGATAGTATTGGAAGTTATTTTACCTATAAATTCGATAAACAAGAAACGGTTGAAGTGAAGATCGGAATTTCGTACGTAAGTATCGAAAATGCCCGTGAAAACTTAGCAAAAGAAGTAGGCAACAGAACTTTTGATGCAATTTACAAAGAAACCTATAACGAATGGAACGAAGAGCTTTCTAAAATTTTGGTTGAAGGCGGTACAAAAGAAGATAACACGATTTTCTACACGGCTTTGTATCACACTTTAATTCATCCAAATATTTTAAATGATATTAACGGAGAATATCCTGTAATCAAAAGAACTAAAATTGCTAAAACCAAAGATACTCGTTATACCGTATTTTCTTTGTGGGACACGTATAGAAATGTCCATCCTTTAATGTCTTTGGTTTATCCAAAACAGCAATCGGATATGGTAAAAAGTATGTTGGATATGTTCGATGAAAACGGCTGGTTACCAAAATGGGAATTGAATTCGACTGAAACTTTTACCATGGTTGGAGACCCTGCAAGTATTGTAATTACAGATACTTATATGAGAGGAATTCGTGATTATGATGTTAATAAGGCCTATTATGCGATGTTGAAAGGCGCAGATAATGTTGAAAATAATCCGCTTCGTCCTGGATTGAAAGATTATATCAAAAAAGGATATTTAACAACCGACAATAAAGGCCCAGTTTCTACAACTCAGGAATACAATATTTCAGATTATTCTATTTCGCTTATGGCCAACGAATTCGGTGACAAAGACAATGTAAAACGTTTTAAAGAACGTTCATTATCCTACAGAAAATTATTTGATAAAAACTTAAATCTGCTTCGTCCAAGAACAGCTGACGGAAAATGGTACGAGCCATTTGATCCAAATTCAGGAGCCAATTTTGAAGAAAATGTTGGCTTTATCGAAGGAAATGCTTGGCAATACGCTTTTATGGTTCCTCACGACATTGTCGGATTGAAGAAATTAATGGGAGGTGATATACCATTTTCGGCACAATTGCAGAAAATCTTCGATAGCAAACAGTTTGATATGGCAAACGAACCAGATATTGCCAATCCATATTTATTCAATTATGTAAAAGGAGAAGAATATAAAGCTCAGGATATGGTAAAGAAATTGGTTCGCGAATATTTCAAAAATGAACCAAAAGGATTACCAGGAAATGATGATACCGGAACCATGTCGGCTTGGTTGGTGTATTCGATGATGGGAATTTATCCAATATCGCCGGGAGATCCAATTTATACCATTACAACGCCAATGTTTCATAGAGTGACAATTAAATTAGATCCAAGATATTATAAAAAAGAAAGCATCATCATTGAAAGACAAGAAAATAATGGTGGAAAAATCAATTCGATTGAGCTAAACGAAAAATCACTTAATACTTTTTTTATTTCGCACGACGCTTTTGTGAATGGAACTAAACTTAAAGTGATTCAAAACTAA